In Deinococcus sp. HSC-46F16, the following are encoded in one genomic region:
- the fni gene encoding type 2 isopentenyl-diphosphate Delta-isomerase, with the protein MTESGDIQTRKLRHLDACLRPESQYAGVSTGLAAVPWPYRALPELDLEGVNLTTSFLGRPLAAPVLIGAMTGGAERAGTINHHLARAASRLGLGMMLGSQRVMLERPEAAASFQVRDVAPDILLVGNLGAAQFGLGYGAAEAIRAVREVGADALAIHLNPLQEAMQAGGDTRWMGLAARLTELVPELPFPVVLKEVGHGLDAATIRAVRDAGFAAYDVAGAGGTSWARVEQLVRFGQVRSPELCELGIPTARALLEARREAPGTPLIASGGIRTGLDAARAIVLGAQAVAVARPLLEPALESAEAAEAWLAGFLHEMRVALFVGGYASVEAARGAAVSPV; encoded by the coding sequence GTGACCGAGAGCGGGGACATCCAGACGCGCAAGCTGCGCCACCTCGACGCCTGCCTGCGCCCCGAGAGTCAGTACGCGGGGGTGTCCACCGGGCTGGCAGCGGTGCCGTGGCCTTACCGGGCGCTGCCGGAACTGGACCTGGAGGGAGTGAACCTGACCACCTCCTTCCTGGGCCGTCCCCTCGCCGCGCCCGTCCTGATCGGCGCGATGACGGGCGGGGCGGAGCGGGCCGGGACCATCAATCACCACCTCGCGCGGGCGGCCTCGCGGCTGGGGCTGGGCATGATGCTGGGGTCGCAGCGGGTGATGCTGGAGCGCCCGGAGGCAGCCGCCAGTTTTCAGGTGCGGGACGTGGCCCCCGACATCCTGCTCGTCGGCAATCTGGGAGCGGCGCAGTTCGGGCTGGGCTACGGGGCGGCCGAGGCGATACGGGCCGTGCGCGAGGTGGGGGCCGATGCTCTCGCCATTCACCTCAACCCCTTGCAGGAGGCGATGCAGGCGGGGGGAGATACCCGCTGGATGGGGTTGGCGGCCCGGCTGACGGAGCTTGTGCCGGAGTTGCCCTTCCCCGTCGTGCTCAAGGAGGTCGGGCATGGCCTGGATGCGGCGACGATCCGGGCGGTGCGGGACGCTGGATTCGCCGCCTACGACGTGGCCGGGGCGGGGGGGACGAGCTGGGCGCGGGTCGAGCAGCTCGTGCGCTTTGGGCAGGTGCGCTCGCCGGAGCTGTGCGAGCTGGGAATCCCGACCGCGCGGGCGCTGCTGGAGGCCCGGCGGGAAGCGCCCGGTACCCCGCTGATCGCGTCCGGCGGCATTCGCACTGGCCTCGACGCGGCCCGCGCCATCGTGCTGGGGGCGCAGGCCGTGGCCGTGGCCCGGCCTCTGCTGGAGCCCGCGCTGGAGAGTGCGGAGGCGGCCGAGGCGTGGCTGGCGGGCTTTCTCCACGAAATGCGGGTGGCCCTCTTCGTGGGTGGGTATGCCAGCGTGGAGGCGGCACGGGGGGCGGCAGTGTCTCCGGTCTGA
- the alr gene encoding alanine racemase, with translation MQSRAVALMSESALAGNLTALARRAGVPLLLPVKANAYGHGLAEVAAVAARHPDVWGFAVAVPQEAAALAALAPGKPILLLTPPTPEEVRPLADLGVRLPVASLAEAEALPAHTRAHLKVDTGMNRLGARPGEAVEIGRRLAERGLLEGVYTHFATADEPDLSFAHEQLARFQSVLAALPPVLAHAANGGGVLSFGPLPGMGLARPGLAAYGYVPAHLRDRAPLTPVMTLRARVTHVHTAHAGESVSYGGLWRAARATTVATVGVGYADGYPRNATGQAEVLVAGERRPVLGRICMDQMMVDVTGLPVQVGDWVEVWGAGEITVSEVAAWGGTIEYEVLTGVGARVERRAAP, from the coding sequence ATGCAGTCCCGCGCCGTGGCCCTGATGTCCGAGTCTGCCCTCGCGGGCAACCTCACGGCCCTCGCGCGGCGGGCGGGGGTGCCGCTGCTGCTGCCCGTCAAGGCGAACGCCTACGGGCACGGCCTGGCCGAGGTCGCGGCCGTGGCCGCCCGGCACCCCGACGTGTGGGGCTTCGCGGTGGCGGTGCCGCAGGAGGCCGCCGCGCTCGCGGCCCTCGCCCCCGGCAAGCCCATCCTGCTACTGACCCCCCCCACCCCGGAGGAGGTCCGGCCCCTCGCGGACCTCGGCGTGCGCCTTCCCGTCGCCTCCCTCGCCGAAGCCGAGGCCCTGCCCGCCCACACCCGCGCCCACCTCAAGGTGGATACCGGCATGAACCGCCTGGGCGCGAGGCCAGGGGAGGCGGTGGAAATCGGCCGCCGCCTCGCCGAGCGGGGGCTGCTGGAGGGGGTCTACACCCACTTCGCCACCGCCGACGAGCCGGACCTCTCCTTCGCGCACGAGCAGCTTGCCCGCTTCCAGTCCGTGCTGGCGGCGCTGCCCCCGGTCCTCGCGCACGCGGCGAACGGGGGCGGGGTGCTGAGCTTCGGGCCGCTCCCCGGCATGGGGTTGGCCCGGCCCGGCCTCGCCGCCTACGGGTACGTGCCCGCGCACCTGCGGGACCGCGCCCCGCTGACCCCGGTGATGACCCTGCGGGCGCGGGTGACCCACGTGCACACCGCCCACGCGGGCGAGAGCGTGAGCTACGGCGGCCTCTGGCGGGCGGCCCGCGCCACCACCGTGGCGACGGTCGGCGTGGGCTACGCCGACGGCTATCCCCGGAACGCCACCGGGCAGGCCGAGGTCCTCGTCGCGGGCGAGCGCCGTCCGGTCCTGGGCCGCATCTGCATGGATCAGATGATGGTGGACGTGACCGGGCTGCCCGTGCAGGTCGGTGACTGGGTGGAGGTCTGGGGTGCAGGCGAGATCACGGTTTCGGAGGTGGCGGCCTGGGGCGGCACCATTGAATACGAGGTACTGACCGGGGTGGGGGCACGGGTAGAGCGCCGGGCCGCGCCTTAA
- a CDS encoding butyrate kinase has product MIAHVVNPGTSSVKLACAAISPSDNPALPGQLRLSLERSEVPLAAEHDPQALMAAILDATAGWPAPDAVVGRGGWLGAVAAGTYRVTPSLAAYAAEPGRDGLGAVLALRLGQARGVPAYVVDPQSVNELLPEARETGVPGVTREPRFHALNARVVARRAAHEVGLRLQDARVVVAHLGATTSVTAFDRGRAVDTTGKGAGGGPLGAQQAGPLPAPALLRLAGGHRPDEVLARLASGSGFLALTGSANLRDLEVRAEEDPAVQAAASALVHQACKAVGEQCGALSARPDALALTGGVARWEALVDRIERRLSWIAPVIVVPGELELEALAEGAGRVLLGLETPREWTPPHAEAPA; this is encoded by the coding sequence ATGATCGCGCACGTGGTCAACCCCGGAACCAGCAGCGTCAAGCTCGCGTGCGCGGCCATCTCGCCCAGCGACAATCCGGCCCTGCCGGGGCAACTGCGCCTGAGCCTGGAGCGCTCGGAGGTGCCCCTGGCCGCCGAGCACGATCCCCAAGCGCTGATGGCCGCCATTCTGGACGCCACGGCGGGCTGGCCTGCCCCCGACGCCGTGGTGGGGCGCGGCGGCTGGCTGGGCGCGGTGGCGGCGGGGACCTACCGGGTGACGCCCTCGCTGGCCGCCTACGCCGCCGAGCCGGGCCGCGACGGGTTGGGCGCGGTGCTGGCGCTGCGGCTGGGGCAGGCGCGGGGAGTGCCCGCCTATGTGGTGGACCCCCAGAGCGTCAACGAACTCCTCCCCGAGGCCCGCGAGACGGGCGTGCCCGGCGTGACCCGCGAGCCGCGCTTCCACGCCCTCAACGCCCGCGTGGTGGCCCGCCGCGCCGCGCACGAGGTCGGGCTGCGGCTGCAAGACGCGCGGGTGGTCGTCGCGCACCTGGGGGCCACCACGAGCGTGACCGCCTTCGACCGGGGCCGGGCGGTGGACACGACCGGCAAGGGCGCGGGCGGAGGTCCCCTCGGGGCGCAGCAGGCGGGTCCCCTTCCCGCCCCCGCCCTGCTGCGGCTGGCGGGAGGGCACCGCCCGGACGAGGTGCTGGCCCGGCTCGCGTCGGGCAGCGGCTTTCTGGCCCTGACGGGGAGCGCCAACCTGCGCGACCTCGAAGTCCGTGCGGAGGAAGACCCGGCCGTGCAGGCGGCGGCCTCGGCGCTGGTGCATCAGGCGTGCAAGGCGGTGGGCGAGCAGTGCGGGGCGCTCTCCGCCCGGCCCGACGCGCTGGCGCTGACGGGCGGCGTGGCCCGCTGGGAGGCGCTGGTGGACCGCATTGAGCGCCGGTTGAGCTGGATCGCCCCCGTGATCGTGGTGCCCGGCGAACTGGAACTCGAAGCCCTCGCGGAGGGCGCGGGCCGGGTGCTGCTGGGCCTGGAAACTCCGCGCGAATGGACCCCGCCCCACGCCGAGGCACCCGCCTGA
- the hpf gene encoding ribosome hibernation-promoting factor, HPF/YfiA family, with translation MHIYELSGRNVEVTDAMRDYVEEKLTRLDRFSDQITDARVVLTVRDVRDAGRRNRVEVQLNVPGGIVRAEEHHADMYAAIDRASDVLERQLRKFKTRYMKHRQDAPPQPEPGLAEADVDAGLDDVTEFRPEIVRTKRFDVRPMSPEDAITQMEALGHDFYVFRNMDSQGVGVVYRRRDGHYGLIEPS, from the coding sequence GTGCATATCTACGAGTTGTCCGGCCGGAACGTGGAGGTTACTGATGCGATGCGCGATTACGTGGAGGAAAAACTGACGCGCCTGGACCGCTTCAGTGACCAGATTACCGACGCCCGCGTGGTCCTCACGGTCCGCGACGTGCGGGACGCCGGACGGCGCAACCGCGTGGAAGTGCAGCTCAACGTGCCGGGCGGCATCGTCCGCGCCGAGGAACACCACGCCGACATGTACGCGGCCATCGACCGCGCCAGCGACGTGCTGGAGCGTCAACTGCGCAAGTTCAAGACCCGCTACATGAAGCACCGCCAGGATGCCCCGCCCCAGCCCGAGCCGGGCCTGGCCGAGGCGGACGTGGACGCGGGGCTCGACGACGTGACCGAGTTCCGCCCCGAGATCGTCCGCACCAAGCGTTTCGACGTGCGCCCCATGAGCCCCGAGGACGCCATCACCCAGATGGAGGCGCTGGGCCACGATTTCTACGTCTTCCGCAATATGGATTCGCAGGGTGTCGGCGTGGTCTACCGCCGCCGTGACGGGCACTACGGGCTGATCGAACCGAGCTGA